A portion of the Gimesia chilikensis genome contains these proteins:
- a CDS encoding zf-HC2 domain-containing protein → MNTQLTSETESESEWKACAPGDLEQFVTVMKKRRKVSHMITGAEILTACLAVGLVGFFGLNSFSGSAEPPTEQVAKKVGKKCPGGLYCDEALNHAEAFVAHKLDAETTSKMKEHLAHCPGCQKKVDQLRINMHNNATAHIGPLQEESEWDAFVLTLNQ, encoded by the coding sequence ATGAATACACAACTTACATCCGAAACTGAATCAGAATCTGAATGGAAGGCCTGTGCGCCGGGCGACCTGGAACAATTTGTCACCGTGATGAAGAAGCGGCGTAAAGTCAGCCACATGATCACCGGGGCCGAGATCCTCACCGCCTGTCTGGCCGTAGGGCTGGTCGGCTTTTTTGGTCTGAATTCGTTCTCAGGCTCTGCAGAACCGCCAACCGAACAGGTCGCGAAGAAGGTAGGCAAGAAGTGCCCGGGTGGACTGTACTGTGATGAAGCGCTGAACCATGCGGAAGCGTTCGTCGCTCACAAGCTCGACGCCGAAACAACCAGTAAAATGAAGGAACATCTGGCCCATTGTCCCGGCTGCCAGAAAAAGGTTGATCAACTTCGCATAAACATGCACAATAACGCCACTGCCCACATAGGTCCGCTACAGGAAGAGTCCGAGTGGGATGCGTTTGTCTTGACCTTAAATCAGTAA
- the scpB gene encoding SMC-Scp complex subunit ScpB translates to MSQEEETPADDDRLSSEDDFLAAFSSSGQVDEEIDADYERTLEALEAVERDLELPEEPETDEPAAAAAVKTSSQTATKRETRIPPRAIIEAALFVGGKPLTTKKLCSLLNDEYSTSYVDDLLDDLNRQYNDEARPYEIRMEEGGYRLILRHDFERIRNRVYGFGPKEVKLTQDALEVLALVAYRQPITKDEIIAAGKDKAAGILRQLIRRELIAIERNEDKKAEVKYITTSRFLQVFGLGNIEELPYSESLNHK, encoded by the coding sequence ATGTCCCAGGAAGAAGAAACCCCTGCCGACGACGATCGGCTCTCCAGCGAAGATGACTTTCTGGCTGCCTTTTCGTCATCAGGTCAGGTCGATGAAGAAATCGACGCCGACTACGAACGGACGCTCGAAGCGCTGGAAGCCGTCGAACGGGATCTGGAACTCCCCGAAGAACCTGAGACAGACGAGCCTGCCGCAGCGGCTGCCGTCAAAACCAGCTCCCAGACCGCCACCAAACGGGAAACCCGGATTCCTCCGCGTGCTATCATCGAAGCTGCGCTGTTTGTCGGCGGCAAGCCACTGACCACGAAGAAACTCTGCTCGCTGCTCAACGACGAGTACTCGACGTCTTACGTCGACGATCTGCTCGACGACCTGAACCGCCAGTACAACGACGAGGCCCGCCCGTACGAAATCCGCATGGAGGAGGGGGGCTATCGCCTGATTCTCCGTCACGACTTCGAACGCATCCGCAACCGCGTGTATGGTTTCGGCCCGAAAGAGGTCAAGCTGACCCAGGACGCGCTGGAAGTCCTCGCGCTGGTCGCTTATCGCCAGCCGATCACCAAGGACGAGATTATCGCCGCCGGTAAAGACAAGGCGGCCGGCATCCTGCGACAGTTGATCCGTCGCGAACTGATCGCCATTGAGCGCAACGAAGACAAGAAAGCCGAAGTCAAATACATCACGACCAGCCGCTTCCTGCAGGTCTTCGGCCTGGGAAACATCGAAGAACTGCCTTACAGTGAATCGCTGAATCACAAATAG
- a CDS encoding macro domain-containing protein yields the protein MNVEIVSGNILEQPVEVIVNSWNRNVIPWWLLLPQGVSGAIKKQGGTTPFKEVAKQGAIPLGEARLTSAGRLPYRGIIHVAGINLLWFATEYSVTQSVINAMKLVDEHEFQSVAFPLIGSGSGNRGKDWSLGVMQHALAKIDSHAQVRIVKFEPHASPAST from the coding sequence ATGAATGTGGAAATTGTCAGCGGGAATATTCTTGAGCAACCTGTGGAAGTGATCGTCAACAGCTGGAACCGCAACGTGATTCCCTGGTGGTTGTTGTTACCTCAAGGCGTATCGGGGGCGATCAAGAAACAGGGAGGAACGACGCCGTTTAAAGAGGTCGCGAAACAGGGCGCGATTCCCCTGGGAGAAGCCCGGCTGACGTCCGCGGGACGATTGCCTTATCGCGGTATCATCCACGTCGCCGGAATCAACCTGCTCTGGTTCGCGACCGAGTACTCGGTCACGCAGTCCGTCATCAACGCGATGAAGCTGGTAGACGAACATGAATTCCAGAGCGTCGCCTTTCCCCTCATCGGTTCAGGGTCCGGAAATCGGGGCAAAGACTGGTCGCTCGGCGTCATGCAACATGCCCTGGCGAAGATCGACAGTCACGCACAGGTCAGAATTGTCAAATTTGAACCGCATGCGAGTCCTGCATCGACCTGA
- a CDS encoding ADP-ribosylglycohydrolase family protein: MWGAIAGDVIGSYFEHVPTKSTQFYLFREESTFTDDTVLTAAVADWLLHDSDLVSTLQRYVRLYPDAGYGHTFLTWAQLRQRMPYQSWGNGSAMRVSPVAYAAETMADCLYLAKKSAEVTYNHQQGIYGAQATAACVFLARTGKTKAEIQDFVEHEFQYDLQRTLEEIRPHYVFDVSCQGSVPESIIAFLESSDFESAIRNAISLGGDADTMACIAGAIAQPFYGGVPEEILNQVLPLLDNRLRTTVQTFHDRFVTGHSKKYR, from the coding sequence ATGTGGGGCGCTATTGCCGGTGATGTGATCGGTTCTTACTTCGAGCATGTGCCAACGAAGTCGACACAGTTCTATCTGTTTCGCGAAGAGTCGACATTCACCGACGATACAGTGCTCACAGCCGCGGTTGCGGACTGGCTGTTACATGACTCGGATCTGGTCAGCACGCTGCAGCGGTATGTCAGACTCTATCCTGATGCCGGCTACGGACACACGTTTCTGACCTGGGCTCAGTTGCGACAGCGCATGCCCTACCAGAGCTGGGGGAACGGTTCTGCCATGCGGGTCAGCCCGGTGGCTTATGCTGCAGAAACAATGGCCGACTGTCTCTACCTGGCAAAAAAGTCAGCCGAGGTGACCTACAACCATCAGCAGGGAATTTATGGTGCCCAGGCTACAGCAGCTTGCGTCTTTCTGGCACGTACGGGAAAAACGAAAGCAGAGATTCAGGACTTTGTCGAGCATGAATTTCAGTACGATCTGCAGAGAACGCTGGAAGAGATCCGCCCCCATTATGTATTCGATGTCTCCTGCCAGGGCTCGGTCCCGGAATCGATCATCGCCTTTCTGGAGTCGTCCGATTTCGAATCGGCTATCCGCAATGCGATCTCACTGGGCGGCGATGCTGATACCATGGCCTGTATCGCCGGGGCGATCGCCCAACCCTTTTATGGCGGCGTGCCCGAGGAGATTCTGAATCAGGTTTTACCGCTGCTGGATAACCGATTGCGAACGACCGTGCAGACGTTTCATGATCGCTTTGTCACTGGCCATTCGAAAAAATACAGATAG
- a CDS encoding SMI1/KNR4 family protein — MSWKEQILKLCSAAEFFPGVKRHEIQQAEAELGVALPEDLASLLLESNGVEGEYGLGLIWQLERIVQENQAFRENPDFPELYMPFDHLLFFADAGNGDQFAFPIQAGAVRRPDVFVWTHEEDSRTCCAPSLSKYLERWLTGELLL, encoded by the coding sequence ATGTCATGGAAAGAACAGATTCTGAAGTTATGTAGCGCTGCAGAATTCTTTCCCGGTGTCAAACGGCACGAGATTCAGCAGGCGGAAGCTGAACTGGGCGTCGCACTGCCTGAAGACCTGGCAAGCCTGTTATTGGAATCGAATGGCGTCGAGGGCGAATACGGTCTGGGGCTGATCTGGCAGCTGGAACGCATCGTTCAGGAAAACCAGGCCTTTCGTGAGAATCCGGACTTTCCCGAACTGTATATGCCCTTCGATCACCTGCTGTTCTTTGCCGACGCCGGGAATGGAGATCAGTTCGCTTTTCCGATTCAGGCCGGAGCCGTCCGTCGCCCTGATGTATTTGTATGGACCCACGAAGAAGACAGTCGAACCTGTTGTGCCCCCTCACTGTCGAAGTATCTGGAACGCTGGCTCACTGGAGAGCTGCTGTTGTGA
- the aroE gene encoding shikimate dehydrogenase, which yields MNQPLNFKQELTCVFGQPVAENPTQCMMEAAYNACGLEWRYLTIEVAPEKLAQAVGGLRAMGFRGANLTIPHKVEVIQYLDGISDAAAMMGAVNCIVRKDDQLLGENTDGKGFVQSLKEVTDPAGKKIVMFGAGGAARAIGVETALAGAAEITIVNRSTERGEALAQLLQEKTRVPTTFTKWDGNYTLADDVDVVINATSIGLFPDVDAVFPLDFASLKSNMIVSDVIPNPPETHLLREAAKAGCTTLDGLGMLVNQGVIGFQLWTGVDPDPRVMRSALEEVFGV from the coding sequence ATGAATCAGCCGCTCAACTTCAAACAGGAACTGACGTGTGTGTTCGGACAACCGGTCGCAGAGAACCCCACGCAGTGCATGATGGAAGCAGCTTACAATGCCTGTGGTCTGGAATGGCGGTACCTGACAATTGAAGTGGCTCCCGAAAAACTGGCCCAGGCCGTCGGCGGTCTACGGGCGATGGGCTTCCGCGGCGCGAATCTGACGATCCCACATAAAGTCGAAGTCATCCAGTACCTCGATGGTATCAGCGATGCCGCCGCGATGATGGGGGCCGTGAACTGCATCGTCCGCAAAGACGATCAGCTACTGGGCGAGAACACCGACGGCAAAGGTTTCGTGCAGTCGTTAAAAGAAGTGACTGACCCGGCCGGTAAAAAGATCGTGATGTTTGGTGCCGGCGGCGCGGCCCGCGCGATCGGCGTGGAAACCGCCCTCGCAGGAGCAGCCGAAATCACGATCGTCAACCGCAGTACCGAGCGTGGCGAAGCGCTCGCGCAGCTGCTGCAGGAAAAGACCCGCGTTCCCACCACGTTCACGAAATGGGATGGCAACTATACCCTCGCGGACGATGTGGACGTTGTCATCAACGCCACTTCGATCGGTCTCTTTCCCGATGTCGACGCCGTCTTCCCGCTCGACTTCGCTTCTCTCAAATCGAACATGATTGTCTCGGACGTGATTCCTAATCCTCCCGAGACCCACCTGCTCCGCGAAGCCGCGAAAGCCGGCTGCACCACCCTCGACGGACTGGGCATGCTCGTTAACCAGGGCGTGATCGGTTTCCAGCTCTGGACCGGCGTAGACCCCGATCCCCGGGTGATGCGCTCCGCCCTCGAAGAAGTCTTTGGCGTCTGA
- the metF gene encoding methylenetetrahydrofolate reductase [NAD(P)H], producing the protein MRISEIYRSGTFGLSVEIFPPKSESGDAELFRTLEELVRYKPAFVSCTYGAGGSTSKRTIELCDTIQKDLHSTATAHFTCVGSTREQLVDWLKEASEAGIGNIMALRGDPPKGEETFIPADGGLKYASELVTLIRENFPEMGIGVAGYPEVHPEALTPQADLENLKRKVDAGADAIYTQLFFNNQHFYRFQERCAQAGIDRPIIPGIMPITEYRRIQRIMSMCSSEFPAELVDRLEAAQDDLEAQFEIGVEYAITQCQELIDAGVPGMHFYVLNRSQACKRIFDALGWHESAA; encoded by the coding sequence ATGCGAATCAGCGAAATTTATCGTTCGGGAACCTTCGGTCTCTCTGTAGAAATTTTCCCTCCCAAAAGTGAAAGTGGCGATGCAGAGTTGTTTCGTACACTGGAGGAACTGGTTCGTTACAAACCTGCTTTCGTCTCCTGTACTTATGGCGCGGGCGGATCTACCAGCAAGCGAACCATCGAACTCTGCGATACCATTCAGAAAGACCTGCACTCGACCGCGACGGCCCACTTCACCTGTGTCGGTTCCACGCGGGAGCAGCTGGTTGACTGGCTGAAGGAAGCCAGCGAGGCAGGCATCGGTAACATCATGGCACTCCGTGGGGATCCACCCAAGGGGGAAGAAACTTTCATTCCCGCAGACGGTGGTCTGAAGTATGCCAGCGAACTCGTCACCCTCATTCGTGAGAATTTCCCCGAGATGGGCATCGGTGTCGCCGGCTACCCCGAAGTGCACCCCGAGGCACTGACTCCGCAGGCTGACCTGGAAAACCTCAAACGTAAAGTGGATGCAGGCGCGGATGCGATCTACACCCAGCTCTTCTTCAACAACCAGCACTTCTATCGTTTCCAGGAACGTTGTGCCCAGGCAGGCATTGACCGTCCAATCATCCCCGGCATCATGCCGATTACCGAATACCGGCGGATCCAGCGGATCATGTCGATGTGCAGTTCCGAGTTCCCTGCCGAGCTCGTGGACCGGCTCGAAGCCGCTCAGGATGACCTGGAGGCCCAGTTTGAGATCGGCGTGGAATACGCCATCACACAGTGCCAGGAGTTAATCGATGCGGGTGTTCCGGGCATGCACTTCTACGTGTTGAACCGTTCGCAGGCCTGCAAGCGGATCTTTGATGCCCTGGGTTGGCACGAATCCGCAGCCTGA
- the ahcY gene encoding adenosylhomocysteinase yields the protein MSTETNPLPYKVKDYSEEEFQKLAAWGRKEIELAETEMPGLMALREKYGKDQPLKGARIAGCLHMTIQTAVLIETLTALGAEVRWSSCNIFSTQDHAAAAIAATGVPVFAWKGMNEEEFDWCIEQTLFWPDGEGLNMILDDGGDLTVMVHEKYPELLKNIKGLTEETTTGVHRLHQMFEQGKLGVPAINVNDSVTKSKFDNLYGCRESLADGIKRATDIMIAGKVVVVCGYGDVGKGCADAMKGLGARVLITEIDPICALQAAMEGYEVTTMEDAASRGDIFVTSTGCCDVIRGDHMDQMKNEAIVCNIGHFDSEIQVAYLKNRSDIEQIEIKPQVDKFVYPDGKAIIVLAEGRLVNLGCATGHPSFVMSNSFTNQVIGQIELWNNEDQYEIGVYMLPKQLDEEVARLHLEKLGVKLSKLTDAQAEYLGIPVEGPYKPDYYRY from the coding sequence ATGTCCACCGAAACCAACCCGTTGCCGTATAAAGTGAAGGATTACAGCGAAGAAGAATTCCAGAAACTCGCTGCCTGGGGTCGCAAGGAAATCGAGCTGGCAGAAACGGAAATGCCAGGTTTGATGGCACTGCGGGAAAAGTACGGAAAAGATCAGCCTCTGAAAGGAGCCCGGATCGCCGGCTGTCTGCACATGACCATTCAGACCGCTGTGCTGATCGAAACTCTGACCGCACTGGGCGCTGAAGTCCGCTGGTCCAGCTGTAACATTTTCTCCACACAGGATCACGCTGCTGCAGCGATCGCTGCCACCGGTGTTCCCGTCTTCGCCTGGAAAGGGATGAACGAAGAGGAATTCGACTGGTGTATCGAGCAGACCCTTTTCTGGCCGGACGGCGAAGGTCTGAACATGATCCTCGACGACGGCGGCGACCTGACCGTGATGGTTCACGAGAAGTACCCCGAACTGCTGAAGAACATCAAAGGTCTGACCGAAGAGACCACCACCGGCGTACACCGCCTGCACCAGATGTTCGAGCAGGGCAAACTGGGTGTTCCCGCCATCAACGTCAATGACTCTGTCACCAAGAGCAAGTTCGACAACCTCTACGGTTGCCGGGAATCGCTGGCTGACGGTATCAAACGGGCTACCGACATCATGATCGCCGGCAAGGTCGTTGTTGTCTGTGGTTACGGTGATGTGGGTAAAGGCTGTGCCGACGCGATGAAAGGCCTGGGCGCCCGCGTGCTGATCACCGAAATCGATCCGATCTGTGCTCTGCAGGCTGCCATGGAAGGTTACGAAGTTACCACCATGGAAGATGCAGCCAGCCGCGGCGACATCTTTGTGACCTCCACCGGCTGCTGCGACGTCATCCGGGGCGATCACATGGACCAGATGAAGAACGAAGCCATCGTCTGCAACATCGGTCACTTCGATTCTGAAATTCAGGTCGCCTACCTGAAGAACCGCAGCGATATCGAGCAGATCGAAATTAAGCCACAGGTCGACAAGTTCGTCTACCCCGACGGCAAAGCGATCATCGTGCTGGCCGAAGGTCGTCTGGTCAACCTGGGTTGTGCCACCGGCCACCCCTCGTTCGTGATGTCCAACAGCTTCACTAACCAGGTGATCGGCCAGATCGAACTCTGGAACAACGAAGACCAGTACGAAATCGGCGTCTACATGCTGCCTAAGCAGCTGGACGAAGAAGTTGCCCGTCTGCACCTGGAGAAACTGGGCGTGAAACTGTCCAAACTCACAGACGCACAGGCTGAATATCTTGGTATTCCAGTAGAAGGCCCTTACAAGCCGGACTACTACCGCTACTAA
- a CDS encoding sugar phosphate isomerase/epimerase family protein has translation MTQASSRRDFLKQTAAFSTGLAVSGWAGSLLANTALNQPLFKISLAQWSLHRALRGGKLDNLDFAKVTKEEFGINAVEYVNQFFKDKAEDKKYLAEMNKRAADVGVKNVLIMIDGEGALGDPDAKKRTQAIENHHKWVTAAKTLGCHSIRVNARSNGSYEEQQKLAADGLRRLTEFAKKYDINVLVENHGGLSSNGAWLAGVMKMVNMPECGTLPDFGNFVLDRKTGEQYDRYKGVKELMPYAKAVSAKTHDFDKDGNEINTDYVKMMQIVLDAGYHGYVGIEYEGKKLDEYAGIKASKKLLLKVREELTPEETADPCCGQEGYYVPQRRRMFRRRLFRR, from the coding sequence ATGACACAAGCCTCATCGCGCCGTGACTTTCTAAAACAGACCGCCGCCTTTTCGACAGGACTGGCCGTCTCCGGCTGGGCCGGTTCCCTGCTGGCCAACACCGCATTGAACCAGCCTCTGTTTAAGATCTCCCTGGCTCAATGGTCGCTGCACCGGGCTCTGCGGGGGGGCAAACTGGACAACCTCGATTTTGCCAAAGTCACCAAAGAAGAGTTCGGTATCAATGCGGTCGAGTACGTGAACCAGTTCTTCAAAGATAAAGCAGAAGACAAGAAATACCTGGCGGAAATGAACAAGCGGGCCGCCGACGTGGGCGTTAAGAACGTGCTGATCATGATCGACGGGGAAGGTGCACTCGGTGATCCCGATGCCAAAAAACGGACCCAGGCGATTGAGAATCACCACAAGTGGGTCACTGCTGCCAAGACTCTGGGCTGTCACTCCATCCGTGTGAATGCCCGCAGCAATGGCAGCTACGAAGAACAGCAGAAGCTGGCCGCCGATGGCCTGCGTCGTCTGACGGAATTCGCCAAAAAGTACGACATCAACGTTCTGGTGGAAAACCACGGCGGATTGTCATCCAACGGTGCCTGGCTGGCCGGTGTGATGAAGATGGTCAACATGCCCGAATGTGGCACGTTGCCCGACTTCGGCAACTTCGTACTCGATCGTAAAACCGGCGAGCAGTACGATCGCTATAAAGGCGTTAAAGAACTGATGCCTTATGCCAAAGCCGTCAGTGCCAAAACACACGACTTTGATAAAGATGGCAACGAGATCAACACCGACTATGTGAAGATGATGCAGATCGTTCTGGACGCCGGCTATCACGGATACGTGGGCATCGAGTATGAAGGCAAGAAACTCGATGAGTACGCGGGCATCAAAGCCAGCAAGAAGCTGCTGCTCAAAGTTCGCGAAGAGCTGACTCCCGAGGAAACTGCTGATCCCTGCTGTGGGCAGGAAGGGTACTATGTACCGCAGCGTCGTCGCATGTTCCGTCGGCGTCTGTTCCGCAGATAA
- a CDS encoding fatty acid desaturase family protein produces the protein MSVTLFTAKEIEDLETKSTTPRFSHSLFGSIAIMALAFQWPSPAWYFQVGWTIIAAYSMFCWSSCFHETSHQGICGKTWVSVWLGRAIGTGLLVSYTAYREAHIRHHAYLNKPGDWELWPYSDPTTSLTFRRIFCWLEFPFGFFTSPFVYSRLCFSKNTPVKNPKVIRTMRLEYAAMAVFWAAVLGTIAWFSLWRPFIVAWVIPHWVASVIQTFRKFTEHLGMKSYDPLLGTRTVIGNGLITRICTYINFDIFVHGPHHRHPKIAHNKLVEKMDNYQQDNPDTKYPVFTTYMSAIKHTLPALWKPGVGMNVGAPAPKKEKWLGADNFVTDVAREILSDRDVSKVHRAS, from the coding sequence ATGTCAGTGACTCTTTTCACTGCTAAAGAGATCGAAGATCTCGAAACAAAATCGACAACTCCCCGTTTTTCACACTCACTGTTCGGATCCATCGCGATCATGGCGCTGGCATTCCAATGGCCCTCCCCTGCCTGGTACTTCCAGGTCGGCTGGACGATCATTGCTGCCTACAGCATGTTCTGCTGGTCGAGCTGTTTCCATGAAACATCTCACCAGGGAATCTGTGGTAAAACCTGGGTCAGCGTCTGGCTGGGTCGCGCGATCGGCACCGGACTGTTGGTCTCATATACCGCTTATCGGGAAGCCCATATCCGTCATCACGCTTATCTGAATAAGCCCGGTGACTGGGAATTATGGCCGTATTCCGATCCTACAACTTCACTTACATTCCGACGCATCTTCTGCTGGCTGGAATTCCCCTTTGGGTTCTTCACGTCACCTTTCGTCTACAGTCGGCTCTGTTTCAGCAAAAATACTCCGGTGAAAAACCCTAAAGTCATTCGCACCATGCGTCTGGAATACGCGGCGATGGCTGTGTTCTGGGCTGCCGTCCTGGGAACCATTGCCTGGTTCTCGCTCTGGCGTCCGTTCATCGTAGCCTGGGTCATTCCTCACTGGGTGGCCAGTGTGATTCAGACCTTCCGCAAATTCACCGAGCACCTGGGAATGAAGAGCTACGATCCGCTGCTAGGCACCCGGACCGTGATCGGCAATGGTCTGATCACCCGGATCTGCACTTACATTAACTTTGACATCTTCGTTCACGGGCCGCATCACCGGCATCCCAAGATTGCCCACAACAAGCTGGTTGAAAAAATGGACAACTATCAGCAGGACAATCCCGATACGAAGTACCCGGTATTTACGACTTACATGTCAGCCATTAAGCATACCCTCCCTGCCCTCTGGAAACCGGGCGTCGGTATGAACGTGGGTGCTCCCGCACCGAAGAAGGAAAAATGGCTGGGCGCAGACAACTTTGTCACCGATGTCGCACGCGAGATTCTCTCCGACCGCGATGTCTCCAAAGTTCACCGCGCATCGTAG
- a CDS encoding sulfatase family protein — translation MSRFCITSVVHCLIAVVALVSAGCLQAAEQKRPNVVIIMTDNHGEWTLGCYGNKDIKTPHIDQLAQEGTLFTRAFANNAVCSPTRATFLTGLMPCQHGVHCYLRPRIQTGPDSYNTLEEFQTIPQILHDAGYVCGLSGKWHLGDNLYPQEGFSYWITKPHGASSGFYDQEVIEDEKIHKEPTYLTDLWTQHGIKFIKQNQDKPFFLFLAYNGPYGLGSAMKEPIKNRFKEEYEQLTFPSFPREKAQPWNFNYGDWIGDLGIIRKYAAEVSGVDDGVGQIMQTLKELGLRENTLVIFTADQGLSGGHSGYWGMGDHTRPLTAFDWTLTIPLIFSQPGQIVEGARQKMMVANYDVYPTLLNYLGLADKIPAKPARPGRNFAPVLKGKQIPWKEGVFYEFENVRAVRTPEWKLIERYHESPNELYHLTQDPKEHNNLIDDVQYKQKKDALKQQLDQFFARYADPKWDIWNGGQSKTVLMTQKLFPKTYLYLPEQKKK, via the coding sequence ATGTCACGCTTCTGTATTACTTCTGTCGTGCATTGTCTGATCGCTGTGGTCGCGCTGGTAAGTGCCGGTTGCCTGCAGGCGGCAGAACAGAAACGCCCCAACGTCGTGATCATCATGACCGACAATCACGGGGAATGGACACTGGGTTGTTACGGCAACAAAGACATCAAAACGCCGCACATTGATCAGCTGGCTCAGGAAGGCACGCTGTTTACGCGGGCCTTCGCCAACAACGCGGTCTGTTCGCCTACGCGGGCAACCTTCCTTACCGGACTGATGCCTTGTCAGCATGGCGTGCACTGTTATCTCAGGCCACGCATCCAGACCGGTCCCGATTCCTACAATACACTGGAGGAATTTCAGACGATTCCCCAGATCCTGCATGACGCCGGCTATGTCTGTGGACTCTCGGGCAAATGGCATCTGGGAGATAACCTCTACCCCCAGGAAGGTTTTTCTTACTGGATCACCAAGCCCCATGGCGCAAGTTCCGGATTCTATGATCAGGAAGTGATCGAAGACGAGAAGATTCACAAAGAACCGACCTACCTGACCGATCTCTGGACGCAGCACGGCATCAAGTTCATCAAACAGAATCAGGATAAACCTTTCTTCCTGTTCCTGGCGTACAACGGCCCCTATGGACTGGGTTCCGCGATGAAAGAGCCGATTAAAAACCGCTTCAAGGAAGAATACGAACAGCTGACCTTCCCCTCCTTCCCGCGTGAAAAAGCGCAGCCCTGGAACTTCAACTACGGAGACTGGATCGGAGACCTTGGCATCATTCGTAAATATGCCGCGGAAGTCTCAGGCGTGGATGATGGTGTCGGGCAAATCATGCAGACACTCAAAGAGCTTGGTCTCCGTGAAAATACGCTGGTTATTTTCACAGCCGACCAGGGGCTTTCCGGCGGCCATAGTGGCTACTGGGGCATGGGCGATCATACCCGCCCCTTAACGGCCTTTGACTGGACGCTGACGATTCCGCTGATCTTCTCTCAGCCTGGACAGATCGTGGAGGGAGCCCGGCAGAAGATGATGGTCGCCAATTACGATGTATATCCGACTCTGCTCAACTACCTCGGTCTCGCGGATAAAATTCCGGCCAAGCCAGCCCGCCCCGGACGCAATTTTGCACCCGTACTCAAGGGGAAACAGATTCCCTGGAAGGAAGGAGTCTTCTATGAATTCGAAAACGTGCGGGCCGTTCGGACACCAGAGTGGAAGCTCATCGAACGATATCACGAATCACCCAACGAACTCTATCACCTGACCCAGGATCCCAAAGAACATAATAACCTGATCGATGACGTCCAGTACAAGCAGAAAAAAGACGCGTTGAAACAGCAGCTCGATCAGTTTTTCGCCCGCTATGCCGATCCTAAGTGGGATATCTGGAATGGCGGTCAGTCTAAAACTGTACTGATGACACAAAAACTCTTCCCCAAGACCTACCTCTACCTGCCAGAACAGAAAAAGAAGTGA
- a CDS encoding SlyX family protein, which translates to MSESASPLEEVSSRLNQIESVLMHLQHDVEQLNTAILHQNDVLDKLSRSMKLLDNRIGTLEEEDEGRDPLQEKPPHY; encoded by the coding sequence ATGAGTGAATCAGCTTCTCCCCTGGAAGAAGTCTCTTCCCGCCTGAACCAGATTGAATCAGTGCTGATGCACCTGCAGCACGATGTTGAGCAATTGAACACGGCGATCCTGCATCAGAATGATGTGTTGGACAAGCTGAGTCGATCCATGAAGTTACTGGATAACCGCATCGGGACGCTCGAAGAGGAGGACGAAGGTCGGGATCCCCTCCAGGAGAAGCCGCCGCATTATTGA